The Chloroflexota bacterium genome includes the window AATCCGCCCGCCACGATGACCAGGACCTGACCGCGTTCGCTGCGCCTCGGCGCCGGCACGGGATTCATTCGAAGGTCTCCTCTATTGTCCGAGCGGGCAGTCCCGGCCCGGGAGCTGGTCGATGCAGTTGAACTCGACCGGGAAGCGCCCCTCCCCGGTGACTGATATTGGTCCGATGAGGGCGCTGATGATCGGCGTTGCGGCGGTGTACACGTATGTCACCCGCACCACCGCCAAGCACCCGTAGATGTCCGCCGTCCCCAGCTCCGAGTCGCAGGAGCCGGGATCATTGGGCGTGGTCGGGAGCCGAAAGTCGACGCTCACGCCCGACGGCGCGATGTCGAGCGCAACCGCGTGCTGGGCCGCACGGGCCTGGACATCGGTCTCCGTCTGGTTGACGGTCGCCTCCCGCCCGCCCTCACGCGCCGCGTTGTTCACCCCGTTGTACGCGAAGACGAGCCGTCCGCCGTCGAAGATGCCGACCAGGATCACCACGAAGACCGGCAGGATCAGGGCGAACTCGGCCAGAGTCT containing:
- a CDS encoding TadE/TadG family type IV pilus assembly protein; its protein translation is MRVPYSSRGQTLAEFALILPVFVVILVGIFDGGRLVFAYNGVNNAAREGGREATVNQTETDVQARAAQHAVALDIAPSGVSVDFRLPTTPNDPGSCDSELGTADIYGCLAVVRVTYVYTAATPIISALIGPISVTGEGRFPVEFNCIDQLPGRDCPLGQ